The region AaggcattctttctttctttttatttattcttctctcatatattacaccCTAATTgtcatttctcctctctcctctcctcctggcCCTGCTCTCTCCCCCTAGATCCacttcttctttcccttcagcAAAGAATAGGCCTcacagggatatcaaccaaacatggtatatcaagttataataagactaggcacatcccCTCATACTAAGGTGGGAtcaggcaacccagtaggagaaaaagggtcccaaaggcaggcaaaagaatcagagacagaccctgcttccactgttagtAGTCCCATGGGAACTGTAAGCTACAcgaccataacatatatgcagaggttATAGATCAGTCCCATACAGATGCCTTGATTGTTGGCTCTGTCTCTGTGATCCCCTGTGAGCCCTGGTTAGGTGATTCTGTAGGTCGTTTTCGTGTGGTGTCCTGACCCCCCTGGCTCCTGCGGTCCTTTCTCACCTTCCTCTGCAGGATTTCCTAAGCTCCACTTAATGTTTTGCTGTGGATCTCCGCATCTGGATGAAGAGTGGATGAAGACTCCTTGAAGACTGTTGTGCTAAACTCTGGTCTACAAGTATAGTAGAAcattattaggaatcatttcattgactttttctttttcttttttgcccatcctgtttggttctatccttggTCTCTGGGCTAcccagtctctggttcctggccttGCAGGCATTGTCAGGCAGGGGCTCCCTCTCCCAGTATATCAATTCAaaccagtcattggttgaccactcccCCAGGTTCTGCAccaccttcaaccccagcacatTTGGCAGGCAGGACCAATTATAGGTCGGAGGTTTTGTGGCTGACTTAGTTTCCCtatccctccactggaagccttgtctggttacagaagatggccagatCACCTTCCATGTCTCCTGTTACTGGGGGTCtttgctagggtcaccctcatggattcctgggagtttctgtTGCATTTGGAAATGCCCCCCCCAATTATCTGAGAACTCTCTCCCTCTATCCCACCCCAACCTATTCCTTCCTGTCCCCAGTTAACCCGCAAGGGACATTATTTATTATCTGTCTTACTATGCCATTAGTACCCATTGATATCCTCAGTATGACATTTGACAATTTATGAAGAAGAATGCTTATATTATGTTCCCCAGTTCCcatttttgaaaataagtttaaaaaaattctagaaactaGTAAACAGCCATCTTCCATTTTTCTAACATCAAAGTCAGATTGTGGACTCGATGAGTACCGGAACTTGCCCATATAATACGATGATGGCATGTAAGATATATCCCCATAACAAAACACCAGTGTATAGATATATCTGATGTATAAAATCTATCCAACCTTTAAAACACTTGTGACAGCTAAACCTGGTTAATCAACTTGACATATCTAGAACAGAGAAACCTCAGTTGAAGAATGGTCAGATTGACCGGTGGGCATGTTTATGGCATTTTTCTCTATTGCTAATGATGCAGGAGGGCCTGAAttactgtgggtggtaccactctCAGGCAGGTGGGCCTAGATGGTATAAGAAAGGCAAGGCACCAAGGAACACACCTCCGTAGgctgtgcttcagtttctgtctccgGGTtctcttgcttgagttcctgccttgccttgccttcatgatggactgtgttaGACCTGAGGGAGAAAACATTTCCTTGGCTGTCTGATTAAAACAAGCTGTATTTAGAAGTGCACAAGGAACTGGCCAGACTGCCTCCCCCTAAGTTGGGGTTTTAGAAAGCAGTCCCTCACTGGCTTTTGAGGCCTCTTTTATGAGAAGGGTTAGGTTTGAGATTAATTGGCTAGTAATAACGTGGACAAAAGAATGGGAGACTCAGGGCTCCAGGATGCCTTTGTGGTGGATaagttgctgtgggataatgctcctgTACActggaaagatttgtcactcgtattagtttaataaaacactgactagacagtagccaggcagcaagtatgcacagggcaaccagactaagagaattctaggaagagaaaaggcagagagtcagtccccagccagatgcagaggaaaaagatgagaaagcctcactgagaaaaggtaccaagccatgtggctaaacacggataagaattatgggtgaattaatttaagtcataagagctagttagtaataaacctgagcatTAGGCCAAACAGTTGATgattaacataagcctctgtgtgtttatttgggactgaatggctgcgggactgggtgggacagaaacttttcTCTACAATAAGTGCAAGAATATATCATGTAGAAGAATATATATCATGTACAATAATATATCATGTACAATAAGTGCGAGAATATTTCATGTAGAAGGAGGGTAATCACACGTGTTCATGAGTGTAGCAAAGCAAAGGGGGTGGGCATACATCATGGGGTCACAAGTTCAATACAGTGAAAAACATGGTTTGCAGGATACATTAGGCTTAGGTATGGAGAATGAATATCATGGCTAACAATGTGACTCCCGAACAACCATGTGGCTCCTGTTCTGGTTTCACAGAAGCTGTCAGATGAAGTAAACGCTTTCCTCACCACGTTGCTTTTGATCGTGGCATTTATAAACAGCAATTGAAAACTAGAGCAACAGCCAATCTAAAGATAGAAATATACCCAAGTCAAACCTGATTATTTTCTGCAATGAAGTGGGGCTGTCGAAGCTCCTGTGGTTTGGGGCTCACCTCCTTCCTCAGCACTCAGCACATGAAGCCTGCAGAGGAAGACAGGACTCTCACAAGCGCAGAAGACCATGGGTCTTTTGGCTCCAGTTCCAGCCTTGTTTACCTCAGTGACATTTCTTGACTGAACTTGACAAGATGAACTgacttctctcctccttccccattgCTCTGTTTCCAGTCACTTTAAGTTAAATCATGGAACCTGATCATTTTCTGCCCATTATCCTTTTCTTCCCCGTGGCTTGTCTTCAAGGTCTAAAATTAGCTTGGACATCACTGGCCAGCCATGAgcgggttgggggtggggtggtgttaTAGTCGCCTCGCGGCCACGGTCTTCCCAGTACTGCAGGACATCAGTGTCGGTTAGGTTATTttagaactgaaagaaaagaaaaagaaaaactgagactcGTGGCTGACCTAACTCTGAAGGGAAACCAAATCCCGAAGCAGATAACTGGAGAGTCTTCTCCAGTCTGAGACAGAGCGGGTAGGAAGGGGCTTGCTTGTCTTCTCAAGTTCCACCCAGACGAAGCTTGGGAGCAAGAGAACACATGACTATCGGAGGCTCCAAGCCTGTGGAGAGAGCCACCTCTTTTCACCGAACCCAGGGAACTTTTTAACCAGGCTTCCTGGCTATTTTAAAACCCTGGTGCTTCAGGCTGTTTCCTGTGGCTGCAAACCCCAGGAGAATAAGATAGACAGGGCTCAGAGCTCAGCTGTAGTGGCAAAGTAAGTAactgaagaggaaggagaaaggagagcagggaATGAGCCCAGCAAGATGCCCACAAACTTCACATTAAAACACGAGTTTAATCTAGGTTCTTATCTTTCTGAAGCCTCACAGGCTTTCCTAGATTCAGAAGTTCCAAGCAGTTTATTTAGCTGCAGATTTAAGCTCAGAGATGATGTCATGATGAAATGAATTGTGGGAAAGCTACCTGGGGTGGCATAGGTGAGCCGGATGAAATCCCCTCCCACAGGCACTGGTATAAATTCAGCTTTCAGTAAAGTCGCCTTGGtgtaataaaaattggttaatgTCCTTCAGTGAGAGTTTGTGATTATGCCCTAAGGATGTAGCAATCTGTTCTGCTGACCTCTGAAACACCTGAGACCTGAGATTTAGTGAAAGGTTAACAGGTCTATACTGGTTCCTAACTTCTTTATTGTGCTTAGTCACCTCCTGAACTTGGACCGTGGGGTGTCGACTTTAATCTAATGTTCAAGCTGGATTGAACTGTCTCTGATCCTTTGGGTCACTTATTTCCCCGCCCTAATGGGGAGAGCTTCGAAGTCAGAATGGCTGCCTCCGGGGCAATGAATGGCTCCAGATATGACCTGGCTGTAGAGACGGTTCAGGAGGCTAAGGGCACTAGCTGTGCTCACAGAAGACTTGGGTTTCATTGCCAGCACCCATGGGGCAGTGCGCAGCTGGTCTGTAGCTCCAGTCTCAGGGAATTCAACAAGGCCTTCTCCagcctcaggcacacacatgttacACATTACATAAATGTGGGTGAAATattatacacataaagtaaaaataaatataaaagatgagaaagaaaaatacaatcatcttcatttttaatatttataagtatgtgtgcatgcatgagtatgtACCTCTGTGTACatttggaggtcaaaggacaacctatGGACGGACgccttctctccttctgtcctgTGGGCTTCCGGGATTGAACTGAGGTGGTCCGGCTGGTTGGCAAGTGCCTTTCCTGGatagccatcttactggcccctACTCATTCTTCTTGAAGTGACAAGTATTATTCAAAATTATACTGTAAATAATCACAGACATTTCTGGAAGGAGCCTTGTGGCGTTTCAGGTGAGGCATAAGATACCACTGCAACCAAGTACCAACTACTATATCTATGGCTTCGCTAGCCAAACCTAGTGAGCTGAAAAGTCAAGGAACGGCCAGGCGATTGCAGATGTGGCTGTGGCTGTAATCTCTGAAGGGGTAGAATTGAGGTACGTGCCAGAACAAAGGTGACGTCATCGTCTGGCTAAATCAGGAGGCTAGACCGTGAGAATGGTTACCCCAGTTCAGACAAGCACAGTGAGACAATGATGtcttcatttccccttccctacaGTCAAGTTCATTTAGTGTGTGCAATGTCGGTCTAGAGGGCTACGAAACTTGAAGTACAAAGTAGAGAAATTGTTTTCCTCTtcggaaagattttttttctgtatcgaGGAAGTGATGTGTTCCAAAGTGGTGGAGGCTGTGGactcccagaccctgaatttcttgtaaacaacttatTAGACTTACAgatgctctgagcaaaacaacttgttttcttgtgtttgcagctgctctgagcacaagaccctcaggagttcctgatggcagaggagtggtttctggtgggtttggatGGGGCacggctatcagttaaggatcgcTATATAAGGTGCCCCTGCCcacaataaaggaggcattcttgtttcaagggtgaccagtgtctctctgtctctgtgtgtttaaatctccaggcccttgcccgagaCTCACTAACCGTCTCGTAGTGCAAGCACCGCACCACAGGCATAGGTCTGTAGTGCATGTAGTACAGGCAGAGAGTACACCAAACATCTGGATGGACACCAGAAAGGCCCTGAAGGAAAGAGCGTAAGTGTTGGAGTCCTGTACAGCTGCATCACAGGAGGCAACAACTAGTTCCTGGAGCAACTAGAGACTGTCACCGTCCTCAGGGTTTGCCCACAGCTCCTTTTCATTCCCTAGGTCCCTGATGCATGTGACACAGAACCAGGAAGGATCTGAATCACATTGCTTCCAGCTGCTGTGGGAAATCAAGCCATCAGTGACCCTGGCCTTGTCTTCTAAAATAGTGTATTCTGAAGTCAGTGACAAGAGCCACTTTGAAGGGTGATGGCCTGGCATCCCTGGTTTAAACAACAGGATAGAAACGTGCACACTCACTTGGTTCGTCATTTCCTTATCTTTTAGTTGAGTttctttattgcatttatttgttaattgtgcatgtgtgtgcatacacacaagtcTACCCAGATGAGCGAATAactttcgttttttgtttttttgggggtttttttttgttgttgtttttcgtttgtttgtttttgagacagggtttctctagctttggagcctgtcctggaagtagctctgtagaccaggctggcctcaaactcacagatatctgcctgtctctatgagtgctgggattaaaaggcatgcgccatcaccgcctggccaAAAATAACTTTCAAGAGTCAATTTTCTCCTACTACTACGTAGGTCCCAGGCACTGAATGCCAgtcgtcaggtttggcagcaagcgccttcaccggctgagtcacctcaccagcccttgatatttttttcttaagttgggAATGAACCAGTGCTAAATGAGTGGTCTACCAATGAGCTACATTGGGGATCCTCTCTGTGTTTTTAATCaaaatgtgtatgtctgtgagtgtgtgtgtgtgtggggggggtcagaTGAAAGTACAAAGTATGAAAACTTAAATTATGAATATTATCATGTTGCCTCTATAATTAAGACACATTGGAAAAGCAGGGATGTTTAGTGCGACATATTTACAGGGACCAAATCTATCTCTCACAAACCAACATTGCCTGGAATCCCTCACTAAAGTGAGCAGGGAAACTGGGACATGAAAGTGTAAGCGTTCAGTCTGTATCTATCTGATTGCTGTGTGCAAAAGATGTGGAGAGTGATAGACAGATGAGGACACAAGTGTGCAAGTCCCTAGAGACGCCCTTTCACACATATGCCGCCGGCTAACCTACGATATATCGCACTCATCAGTGGATTCTAGCATGTAACACACTTGGCTGAGGCTCAAGGAGGAGGTGTATGGGAGGAGGAAGATTTCAAACGAAAGTTAGCAACGATGTCATTTTCTGGAAGTATGGGTGTTAGGGGATCTCCCCCGacctctgctgtgtgtgtgtgtgtgtgtgtgtgtgtgtgtttcctgttcAGTGTGGTATGCTGCTCTTTCCCCTGCCTCAACTTCATTTGGTAAAGAATTCTTTTATACATTATCTAAAGTTTATTCTTATGTTTGACCTACGGTGATAAAAAAATCGTTCCTCCCCCCCCTATGCTCAAAGACACACCCTTTAAACTGTTTACAAATCTGAACTGGGAGTAGTGTCTCCGGCTTGGAGTCCCAGCTCTTGGTGACAGAGGAGGAACTAAACCAAACTCCACCGAGATTAACATGTGAAAGAAGTCGGTTTGTGGAGGAAGACCGAAGACCTGTCAGCGTGTGAATAGCGCATGCGTAGAAACAAAACTCTCAAACTACAACCCAGAGAAGGTGGGGTCTGAAAATGACCATTTGCTGTCAGGATTCTTTCCTCAGCTCCCTAACCCACATCTATCCTTGGGTGAGCAatccctttttctgttttacccaccctGCGCCTAACTTAAAAGGTAATATTCCCCCGCCCGCCACTCCGTGCGCCTCCGCTGttccctcctccccgccactgcccgCGTTTTCACTTGAGCTGTATTATAACCTGCACTGTCCTCTTCTTTTAAACGCTAGCGAAGTAGTCCTGGTGTTTCTTTCcgagtctttttgttttgttttgttgtttttggagtCCGGGCGAGGCGCGGcgggcggtgggggggggggggttgcagccctcactatcctggaactcactctgtagaccaggctggcctcaagctcgcAGAGAtccgtctcctgagtgctgaattaaaagcatgtgccaccaccgtccggctcagAGTCCATTTCTAAATTCTTGTATGAGTGAGACTAAGAACCTTAAAAGGGAGCCCCAGTTTCCCTAGTAAAACTGAAGAGtcccaggaggaaaaaaaaccaacTGAGGTCTGTCATTAGAAGTCAGCCTGGACAATAAGTAAAATAACTAAAGCTTCAGGACCTGAAAGTCTTTACGCCTGTACTATTTAAAATTGACTtggctcctcccccttctctgagCATCAGAACATTCCGCCCTTATCCTGTGCAGGGAAAACACAGACAAACTTGACATTTAGTAACGTTAGCTTCCATGGAATTTGACAGTGATGGGAAGCTGTTGGTTCTAAAcgttttcctgtttgtttgtttgtttgttttgttttgtttttaaacatttagcCTTTATTCCGAATGTCCAGGAGCTTCCTGGGAGTTAGATGGTGAGGTCTGCATAGTAGTTAATATGCCTTTTTAAGGACCTTCTCTAGCAGCACAGAAAATTAAGCCCCAGAAAGAATTTGGCTCAACAGTCAGTCGTCCTCTGCCTTGCTTTAAAGCACACCCAGCCAGAGAGGAAAGGGGCGGGGAGTAAGGGTGGGAAAAGGCTGGGTTAAGCAATTTATTGTCaagcatgacttttttttttttttaattgacagagTCTCTCTCCAGGCAGTGTTCACATGCTCAGAACTTTAGCTGGGCAGAGCTGGTTAAGCAAACAAACCCAGTCATTTGAATGCAATGATTAACAGGAAGCCGGGGAAGCAGGCACAGTTACCACCAGCCGTCCACTGGGAGAAGAGGCTTGGCTCAGCGCTCCAGAGCGATGTATCGCCGGAAGGTCACCAATAGTGATTTCCCTGTGGGGACGCGTAGGGTCCCTGACCCCAGTATTCTCCCTGGGGTGGGGCATTTTTGTGTAGTAATTAATTGGATTTTTGTGTAGTAGTTGGTTGTAAGTTGGTTGGAGGCTGGGCAACGGAGCTGCTAAGGAAGTCTGtcaacaaaaaatgaaattataagcaagctaagaagagggaagaggagaggagaaaggaccaAGAAGACATTACACGCTGCTCATTAGAGCCACATCCAGGAGGGACCATGTCTGGACTTGGAGAAAATGTAAGTTAAAAGACACGCCTCTCCAATCCCGTCTGTAAAGACATTTTGCTCGTTTCCTGGCTTTAGACGATGGGCTCCTGGAACTACCGGCGTCTTTTTagtctgtctgtttttgtggccttgatgtttgtatttatttacaacAGCAAATTGTGGGAGAACAATCACTTCCCAAGGGTGATTCCCAATGCTTCTGTCTTAGCAGAAGTCTGTTTTCAGATAGTGAGTGAGGAGAATTTTTACCCAGCATACAGCCCGAGGACAACGACCCTGGAAAACTTCACCTGTTCCCAGTACAGGGTTCAAAACCACTACATAACAGAAACTCTCTCCGAAGAAGAAGCTGGCTTTCCTTTGGCTTTCATAATGACTGTCCACAAAGATTTTGACACCTTTGAAAGGCTCTTCAGGGCGATTTACATGCCCCAGAACGTCTACTGTGTGCACGTGGATAAGAAGGCGTCAGAGACTTTTAAAGATGCCGTCCAGCAGTTACTAAGCTGCTTCCCCAATGCCTTCCTGGCCTCTAAGACAGAGGCCGTGGTTTATGCTGGCTTCTCCCGGCTCCAGGCAGACCTGAACTGCATGGAAGATCTGGTGGCTTCTGAGGTCCCCTGGAAGTTTGTCCTCAACACCTGTGGGCAGGACTTCCCCCTGAAAACCAACAGGGAAATAGTTCAGTACCTGAAAGGGTTTATTGGGAAGAATCTCACCCCAGGGGTGCTACCTCCTGCTCATGCCATCGGTAGGACCAAGTACATCCACCAGGAACAATTAAATGCTAAAAATCCCTACGTGCGCTTTACACCAAAATTAAAAACTCCTGCTCCTCACAATATGACTATTTATTTTGGCACTGCCTATGTGGCTCTCACCCGTGAGTTTGCTAACTTTGTCCTCAAAGATCAGCGTTCACTGAACTTACTCTCCTGGTCCAAGGACACCTACAGTCCCGACGAGCATTTCTGGGTGACACTCAATAGGATTCCCGGTATGTATATTCTGTTTCCTCTCACCTTCCTCTCAatggtgttatttatttatagttcAGTTTGCTgtgtttagcccaggctggcctgggactcatgaACTGTCATGACTTCCTGAGTATCTGGGCAATTTTGGTTATAAGTCATTGTATGTATCTGTCTTCATGATCAATCATTGCTGAATAAGCTTCTCAAAAGATggtagaaacaaacaacaaagcaaaacaaaaagcatggaGGAGGTAGaatttcaagactgggtttctctgtgcagctctggctgtcctcggAACTCACTCCACAGAATTGGCTGGCTGACCTTGAgttcagaaatccacctgctaggatcaaaggcaggTGTGCCACGGGGCCCAGaggtaaataatttaaaataacaaacctgacagttttcaaatgtttttgagCATGGAcgatttgtaattttttaattccTAATTTTATTTGCAAATCGTGATGTTACACATTGATACGAACGAACACTGTGAGATGAACCACAAGCTGCTTGGGATATCTTGCTTGCCTGTCGTTCGTGCGGGGAGGACATGACTCTTGGAGGCTGCTGTCTTAGTTGGTGTCCAGTCATCAGTAGTTACCCTGCTACGCTGCCTTGTCTAGCCTATTCCTCTGTCGGGGATTCCGTACCCTTTGACCAGCAACTCTCTATTATTCCCTTCCTACAGCCATCATTCTGCTCTCctgtcaatttctttttttttcctttagggtCCACATATCTGTAAAATCATATAgtattttgtctttcagtttctgACTTTGATCAGTTTGCATAATATTTTCCTAGCATAAAGGTTTTTCCCCATGAAGTTACAAATGACTGGATTCCCCATTCAAAAGATTTTCTGTCCcatttcattcacacacacacacacacacacacacacacacacacacacatcattgctgttaatgtaaataaaaaattctttacagGCGTTCTTCTCACAGGCTGGAAGATACGACTCAAGCCtgttttataaatgaacaaatggacTAGCAGAGCCAAGGTGCAAACTTGATTGCATGGTTTGGTTTTGCcgacctccccagccctgggcccGTAGACCCATCCTAGATGTGTATTTTCTCTTGACACAGGCAGGAGATTGAGCAAATACTTAACtactcaaaaggaaaaaattaaaattacttcctaTTTTAGTAACAGCACGCTGAGGCAGCCAGAGGGTACGCGTGTcattaatctcagcatttaggaaacAAAGGTCATCTGAGGTCTGTaaattcgaggacagcctggtttacataatgagtacctggccaaccaggactacattgagatggtggggggggggagagaaagagaaagaaaggcattatagtgttggagagatgtctcaacaATTAAGAGCTTGTACTActcctttttaatttaaatgtttaaataacattttttcatttattttacatactggcAGAAGTTTCACCTCCTCCTCCCAGtgccccccactcccacccccacccctactcctccacacctccactcccaaaaccctccccttccactcctccatctccattcagtaAATGGCAGGTCTTCCGTGGgttcaagttgaggcaggactgagttCCTGCCCTTGCCTCAAGACTGGGAAAGGCAAAATCCAGCacggggaacaggttcccaaaagccagccaagcatcagggacaggtccttatctcactgctaggagtcccacaaagaGACATGGACTCTGAGCttgtactactcttgcagaggacccaagttgagaccccagcacccacatcaggcagctcacatctACCTATAACTGAAGCTCCAgttgatctgatgccctcttctggtacccAAGAACACCTTAGTCTCATGCAGCGACCCACAGagaacacacccacacatacaataGAGTGAAAACAAAATAGCTtgtttgaaaaaagaataaattaagattaaataatataaaaacaatttgaaCAGTGACTTGAATATTTTTACCCCCGTTACCTCATGGTTAAATTCCCATCCTTTTAAATGGGAAGTAACTTGATCACCATGGTCTAtgatgccagcatttgggagatggaaggctcaggaattcaaggtcattctgagTGACAaggggagttcaaggccaggctaggctaCTTGAGTGCCAGCCTCTAAAACCTGAAACTTAAAAGACAAAGTGGGAGAGGggatcagggggctggagagatggctcagcagttaagggtactggctgctctttcagaagtccagagttcaattcccagcaaccacatggtggttcacaaccatctataatgagatctggtgatctggtacccacttctggcctgcaggcagaacagcatagaaaataaattaacctttaaaaagtgggagaaagagataacctttctttatttctcttcttttctatcCATtcgttctcattctctctctctctctctctctctctctctctctctctctctctctcgttccttCTTGGAATTGAATTAGAAACATAAATGACCCCAAGGAGTTCCAGATCACTGCCTtaacagaaacaaagacatttCAAAACTGTTAGATCATATACTCATCTCTCAGTAGTGAAGACACAGTGATAAGCCACAGTCTCCTAAACTTCATCTTTTAaagctgatttttgtttgtttgtttgtttgtttgtttttcaagacaaggtttctccttgtagccctggctatcctaaaactcacttagtagaccaggctggccttaaactcagaaatctggcagcctatgcctcccgagtgctggggttaaaggcgtgtgtcaccaccgcccaactaaatcttttctattttctattgtcTATCAGTTGCTCCTGAATTAACTCTACCTTCCTTGACAAAAGTTCCAAATTATTTGAGTGATCTCAAGTTCCTTATGGTGATTTCAGTCAGTGCTGTTTGAACTCAACCCTAAATAACAGTTCATGAAGAGCAGCTAGAGGTGGActtggtggtacacatctttaatcccagtgctcaggaggcagaggcagttggattaCTGtgaggccaacctaatctacatagtgagaacttgtctctgTGGGTAAATGTAGCTACCATCAAGGTTCTGGTCAgattagagtttttttttttagtttggaaATTCAACACATATTAAGAATGTTACTATCACCTGGAGCTTAAGAAGACTGCCCCTCTGAGGTTGGAATGAGTGGGCAGAACTCCCCTGTTGGGTTATGAATCATTGAGAAGGCTTGTTTTAGATCTTTGCCCACAAAGCTTCCTAGATATAGGAAGTGTTCAAAGTCTGAATTTCTCAGAACAGGAAGCAGGCAATGTACTGGGTTAAAAGACTCAGGCTTCAAAGACAGGTTGGAACCCCTAAATAtatttctccccctttctctctcttttctcttccctccctccctccctccctccctccctccctccctccctccctccctccctccctctctctggttTGTCGGAACAGGGTTTtgcatgtagtccaggctagcctcaacctctaagcagtcttcctgcctcagtgtcctcagCACTGATGGAGGTGTACCTTTGTGCCCAGCCCTCCCTACTTTCAGTGACCAGAATAGGAAAGGTGAAATCCCCACTTCTTCCTCCCACGGTACTTAGACTGTGACATGGGTTCAGGCACACCACCAAACTCTAAAGCATTGTTCCTGGGAGAACAGCCAAGCATTAAAAAAACACCTCATTTCTGGTTTTCTCAGAAAGGACtaagataaacaaaaaaagtACTGTCTGGAAAAAACCTGAAGTTTCTTAATGAAAAACCTTGTCACTAAAGGAAGAACAATCGCTGCAGTGTGGGAAAAAGAATCTGGGGTCAGGTAGACAGAAGATGGTAGAAGCAGAGACGCTGGGAACACAGTGGGCAGCCGTGTGACCCAAACCTAAGCAAGGGGGGTAACAGGCTGAGGAATGTTGTGGGGGAACCCCCTATGTTGGACACATATATGGCCCGGAGACTCTTCCATCCCAACTTGAGAGTCCATAGTTGTTACCGGCTGGTTGAACAGAAACTATTGGCAACATCCTGCTTCTCTGCATGATCCATGCTTTGGACCTGGACTTCTATTTGAACTCTCGTGGGCAGTGGTATCAGCAAA is a window of Chionomys nivalis chromosome 13, mChiNiv1.1, whole genome shotgun sequence DNA encoding:
- the Gcnt2 gene encoding N-acetyllactosaminide beta-1,6-N-acetylglucosaminyl-transferase isoform X2, with translation MGSWNYRRLFSLSVFVALMFVFIYNSKLWENNHFPRVIPNASVLAEVCFQIVSEENFYPAYSPRTTTLENFTCSQYRVQNHYITETLSEEEAGFPLAFIMTVHKDFDTFERLFRAIYMPQNVYCVHVDKKASETFKDAVQQLLSCFPNAFLASKTEAVVYAGFSRLQADLNCMEDLVASEVPWKFVLNTCGQDFPLKTNREIVQYLKGFIGKNLTPGVLPPAHAIGRTKYIHQEQLNAKNPYVRFTPKLKTPAPHNMTIYFGTAYVALTREFANFVLKDQRSLNLLSWSKDTYSPDEHFWVTLNRIPGVPGAMPNASWTGNLRAIKWNDMEAMHGGCHGHYVHGICIYGNGDLKWLINSQSLFANKFEVNTYPFTVECLELWLRERTLNQSETAIQPSWYF